aatcttaaaaaaaagaaaataaaattactaatgaGCAAGTGAGCAGTGCAAGGATTTATAAAAGAGGGAAACAattcaaattttaggaaaaattatttaaaatgtatgagaAAATAGTAGATGAAATATCAAGCAAACTAAAATAGAGCTTGATTTTAAACAAGGAATGGTAAGTAGGAGTGCTATACTGACAGAGTAGAAAATATAATCCTACCGCATTATTTTCCCCAGGACTAAGCAATACTTAGTCAATACAGGCTGTTGGTTTTCAGCCCTTAGAGCCAAGCTGTGGATAAAACACAGAACACGTTGCTACAATTGTATGGAAACATGTAAATACTAACAgcacaaacaaaagcaaacatgttATTGATAGAAAGTGAGTTAAGTGAGTTAGTTATGCAAGGGGAAAGGCAAGGCAGAGGAGCCATGGCACACAGGCTCATGCATAGAGAAAAATCACGAGATTAGGGTGAAGGTAGGTAAcacaagaaataaataattgttaatatttcTTGAGCTGTCCTGTGTGTTAGACACTAAAGTCTGCAAATACGTTACTATTTGCATCATCATAAGCAACCCCATAAGGTAGGTTGTGATTCTAATTCAAGTGGTGCATCATCAGAACCACAGCTTTTAGCCCTTTGCTACCCCTTCCTTCACCAATAAACGCAGCACAGTTACATGAAGGTACAACAGGGAAACAGCAAAATTAATTGAATATGATgtttggaaaggaagagggagggaaaataGTGGGAATGGAATTTATCTTCCTCCATCATGTTAGACTGGTAAAAACATTGTCTAAAATGACTATGTCATGATACAGCAGGATAAGCATAAGGTTTAGAATTATGGGGGTGACATCAAAGTAGCAAGAAACTGACTCTGGAGAGGGGACCTTGACAGAGAAGGGCTGCATTTCACTATCATTCAAGTTGCTATCAGGcttatgtattattttcataaaaataaaatgtctacttAGAAATTGCTTCTACTGTGTAAGTGCATCAAAACATGATATTCAAAATCATCTTTACCTCTAccacatatttgttaaatattttccttattcagGGTATTGCTTTTAGCttgaaggcttaaaaaaaaagtcaagaagtacaaatttttaaaagttgtccCTGGTAACATTAGCAGACAGGGCTGAGAGAGGGTGCAGGACTATTAGAAGCAAACTGGATTTCAACCCTGCTTCTGAGAGGCAGTTCTGACTACAAAGGGTAAGCAGTTTTTTGCAGCCAGGGAACAGGAGCTTTGATCCTCTGGAACTGTAATAAACAACTTAAGAGTAAATGAATCAGGCAGCAGGGTGCCCAGAGGGGTCCAGCAGCCTCTGTGCCTGgtgttctttgtttttacagGGCTGATGTCAGCCCTGTAAAATGGGGTCTCCAATTTGAATGGCCtgctgaaggcaagtgcttagGCACTACTGGCCTAAGGAGCTCATtagcatgcatatatatgtatatgccctatctccatcctccctctctctgtatatctacTTActtatctacctacctacctacccacCTATCATCTATCCTTATTTATAGAATAACAACATGGTTTATAAGTTACTTCCTTATTTTAGCCTTCCAAAAATCTTGCAATGTTAAATAGGCCACGGAAAAAGCACTGATTCCACGGAGACTCCTGAAGGTTGGTCTACCATTTGTCATCGCACAGCCAATAAATGGTGCAGAGTATTCAGCCCacatcttctctttcctccctgtgCTGACCCTATGCCAGCCACCCACATTAGTTTGTAACTGCTCCCTGAGGGTATCCGGTACCCTTCTTATGGGTCTTTGCAGCGATTATTCCAATTATTTACAACGCTTTTCCCTCAGATATTTGATTCgttccctccctccagcctgtTCAAATCCCACTTTCTAGTGAGGCTTATCCTGTCCACTGTTAAAATTGAAAGCTGtgcttccctctgcctacagCCTCAATGCTCCATATGCTACTTTGTTTTCCACAGGACTCGTAACTGACTAACCCACCAGATAGTGTACACGTATGTATTTTTCTCCCCTCCAACTAGAATGTAAGCCCCATAAAGTCAGCAATTTTGCCTTTATTAAGTCTAGTGGAGATCCAGAAAAGTTTAGGGTCAGCCAGAACTGGGCACAATTGTAACACAGGTGATTTGATATTTTAGTGATTTAGATCAGAGCTGGGCTGATTATTGAAAAGGATCTGTTCCACTGCGCTTAAGCAGCacaataaattctaaataaactGACATTTCTAACACTTACAGAGCAGGCATGTATGTgctctttttccatttgtttctccGGGCTCAAATCTGTCTTCTCTGGGTGAAGTGGGAATGTGTAAGAATGATTGGCCTAAGTCTAAACTAAGAAGGCACCgaagaaaacatttaaacattttgaggGTGGTTTCCTTTCACTCATCACGGGTTATTCAACCTCTATTGAGGTCAGAGTCAGGGGAGAGGAGAGCGAAGCACAGAGGGTAGAGGCAAGGATGAGTCACCTCATCTCTCCCTCCTTTGgaccttccttcctcctggatGCCCATCCCTTACACTCAAAATGCAGATTTCAGGGGTCTGTGCGTGCAGCCAGAACCTGTGGCTACTTCCACATTCCAGTCACTGAGACACAGAAAATTTGGCATAAAGTCTGGTTCAACCCACCACCCTCACATAGGTTCATTCTTTCTCTACTGCCGAGACAAAAAGACACACGAGCAAAAGCAGATTAGTAAGAACAaagttttatagatatatatctacGTAATCTGGGAAAGATAAGAGCCCATTGAGGCTCTGATACAGCAAAATCCATTTactattacataaaatatgtggAGGAGTATCTGTTCCATAGATGTTGAGATTCATGACAAAAGGAAGGAACCAGTGGGTGGTGGCTCCTAGACAGGTTATGAAGGTACCTAGCCACGCCCAGAGCACAGAACAGTGGACCAAGAACTTGCACACACAGTGCTGGCTCACCAAAGTCAGAGGGGTGCCCTGACTAGGGGCAGGTCCACGTGTTCCAAGAGCAGAGAGTTCTAAGATGCATGGTGGTATCCCCCATTGCACCACCAGTGCTGTGGCTTGGAGGGTTCTGTGTGCTCTGTAGGAATGGGGGACCACTATTTTGTCCAGTCACAGTAGGTATGGTGCTGTTCCCCGTAGCACCAGTTGCCTTAGAGACAGGTAGGCCCCCAGGGTTCTGAGGGCAGTTGCTGATACAGAGGGCTTCCACCATAGAGACGATGAGGTTTTCATCTGTGTTTGCATCAGGTGGGCCCCCATTATGCCGACATAAAGCGGGAATTCCAGGTCTTCCAGTCTTGGGAGTGACGTTGTTCCCTTCCTCCGCACCACTTACACGCTGGGCAGGTGGGCCCCAGGTGCCTGGATTTAAAGTCCCTGCAGTGGTAGCAGGGACTGCAGGCCCCACAGACGTCTGTGGGCCTGCAGTGGTAGCAGGGACTGCAAGCCCCACAAAGGTCTGTGTGCCAGTACTATTAGCCATGAGTGGTGGGCCACTGGGGACCGCAGGCCCCACAAAGGTCTGTGGGGCTGTAGTATTAGCCAGGAGTGGTGGGCCACTGGGGACTGCAGGCCCCACAAAGGTCTGTGGGCCTGTAGCGTTCGCCATGAGGCGTGGGCCACTGGGGACCGCAGGCCCCACCACGGTCTGTGGGTCCGTAGTAGTAGCTGGGAGTGACGAGCTAGTGTTCCCAGTGGGACCTCCAAAGCCAGTCGCGGTAGAATGAGGCGTGTGGAGAATACCTGGCTGGTTACCAAAGGCCGTCTGCTTGTTGACTGTGGGGCCAAAAGGAGAGCCCGCGAAAGCTGCCTGCACCGTGCTGCCTCCGGGTGGGTGAGCTACAGGCGTGGTCAGGCCGACAGCCTGTGGTGGGGCTACTGTTTTTCCCAACAGGTAGGAATTGTTAGGCTGTTGCCCACTGTGACCTCCAGTGTGGGCTGAGAGGCGATTCCTGCGTTAGAACGCTTGGAAACGGGGTCTGTGTGCTGGCTGGCTTTTGGGGTAAAGTGGTAGAGCCGTGGGCCGAGGCAGTGCTGCCCGTAGGTGGTGTGTTGCCAGAACCAGGAAGTGCCCTGTAAAATGACAACTGGTTCTTCCGCGACCCAGGGGGGGCCTGAAAGATGACAGCCCGGGAGGGCGATGTGGTATCCATGGCATCGGGGTCACAGTGAGCGTCGGGGTTTGCAGAGGCGCTGCCTACTGGAGTGCCGGTGGCTCCAGAACTGAGGTTGGGCAAGCCAGTGGCCATAGCGGCACCGGGAAGAGAAGCTGTTGGCTGCCTCCCAGCAAGAGTCCCGTGTGTGGGCTGAGGGGTGGTGTGGAGGCCGAAGAGTTGATGAAGAAGTGGGGTGGGGCCGGGGCCATCGACGTCGGTGGATTGGTGGATGCTGCGACTTTCGCAGGGCATCGCTGCGTCATGCTGCAACGGCCCCGGGCAAACGGAGGACAGCTCATCCCGGAGCGTGGGGGCGTGGAGGTGACAGCCCGCGAGGGAGGCGTCGTGTCCATGTCCACGACAGCAGGATCTGAAATAGGCTTGGAGGTCAAAGTAGATGACTTTGCTGCGATGGTAGAAGAAGTCGGCTTAGAGGTGCCGGGCTGGACGACGGAGCTGTCCGTGGAGCGGCCTGGACGCGGGGTTGTTAGGAAAAGCGGGGGAGAATCCACACACAGAGGGGTTGGGGATTCTTttgtgcagggggtgggggtaaggtGTGGGGCGGTCGGGGGTGGGCGCTGCAGCGCGGCCTGGGGGAAGAGGGCCTCCCTGAAGTGGGGTTTCCCCAAAGGGACGGGAACTAGGGGGAGGAAGAGACTCAGCAGGAGCAGCAAGAGGAGGAGATTCAGGAACGACACGTCCTGTTTCCCGACCACCATGTTGTGTTGGGGAAGACGGAGGGACAGAGAGGGTCGGGGGCCCGGCAGAGGGGTCAGCCAAGGCGGTGCGAGGAACGGGGACCTGGGCAGCGGGAGCGGCCGCGGCGGGGAGCCTGCAGCCTCCGAGGCAAGTGGGGGCGAGGAAGGGGCAGGCGGGGCGGCCCAGCAGTCGGCCGAGGTGTCTGTTCTGTCCTTCGGGATCTTGTCCCTCGGACGCTCGGCGTCCTGCGAGGTGCCCAGGTTCTCGTCAGGAGCAAGGCGGGGAAGCTTCGGGGTGGGGGCCAGTCCCCCCGATCCCACAGCAGTGGTAGAGGCGGGGGGCAGGCCTAGTTTCCTTCTGTGTGGCCCGCTGCTGGCCGACGCCGGCGGGAGAGGGCTCCGTGGCGAGACGCCCGGGGCCCCCAGCCTGTGTGTCCCTCCTCCCCGCGGCCCGCACGCTCCCGGGCGGATGGTTTTCAGCCGCCGCCCCCCCTGCGGAGGGCCCCTGCGGCCCGGGGCAGCCTGGGCGTGGGCGCGAGAGCACCGCGAGGACCTCTCCCACGGGACCGCCTGAAGAGGTGGCCACGCGGCCTGCAGAGGACGACATGGGAGACATCTGGGTGCTGGCCCACGAGCCCTCTCCGGAGGGGGCGAGACGTCGGtccagggctgcagggctggctCGGTGGAGGCTGAGAGCGCCGCTGGTGTCCGGGGCTCGGATGTCCACTGCGTGCCCCGCGGCTGTGGGGGCGGCCACTGCCACCACCCGGCCCTTTGGTCTCTCCGAGAGCCTGCGTCTGTCCTCCGGGGTGCTCCGGGACCTCCTCCTCCGTGCCCTGGGCTCGAAAGGGGGAGGGGACGGGTCGGTACCTGACCCGCGGCCCTGGCTCCCTGTGCAGGTAGTGAATGCAGGAGCGTGACCTCGCGCCCCGGGGGAGGGATCCTCACAGTCCTCGAGGGCCGGACCAGCGGGCAACTGCGCAGACAGCTCACGCCCCCCGGAGGGCTCCCCCAGCTCCCCGCGGggaggaggcccagaggggggcCCGCGGCCTGAGGGAGCGGGAGCCGCCTCCTGGGCTCCCCGTGGCAGCGAGCCGGTACAggctccccctccgcccccgctGGGATGGCCTGCGCCCAGAGCAGGGGGCGGGTGCAGGAGCGGCAGGGTGGTCCGGCCAGGACGGGCGGTGTCACGGGCGGGCGTGGCCAGCGGGCAACTCCGGCGGGCGGGGCaggggccggcggggggggggggggggggcgaagaaacttagaaaataaacGGCCCATTTAGGGCTAGCTGGGCGCCAGGGTCGGAGGTTGGAGCATAAGGCCTTGGAGAGGGTCTCCACGGCTCTGACTCCTCTCCAGGACCAGCACACCAAGCCTCTGAGCGTGCACCCACGTGCTAAGGCGTCACAAAGCCGCCCACGCGGGCCGTGCAGCCCCGCCCAccagcggggggaggggagggagggggcggggcccacCTTCCAGCTGCTGAGGCCATAGAGCACCTGCATGGTTGCCCCcgcgtgggggaggggcggggcctgggactgcggggggggggggggggggggtacttcCCCCCTTCCCCGGGGAAGCCCTGAGGGGGAGCAGGAGCCTCCCGAGGCTTAGAGGGCGAGGGTGGCCTGCTTCGCCGAGGGCCGGCCCTGCTGCCCTGCGAGGCCTGCTGCCCTGCTTCCATGTGAGGcttctgccctgctgccctgcaagGCCTACAGTCCTGCTGCCCTGCTACCCTGCAAGGCCTGCAGCTCTGTGGCCCTGACAGGCCTGCTGCCCTGCTTTCCTGCaaggcctgcagccctgctgccctgacAGGcttgctgccctgctgccctgagacgcctgctgccctgctgccctgcgaggcctgcagccctgctgccctgaaacgcctgctgccctgctgccctgcgaggcctgcagccctgctgccctgctgccctgcgagGCCTGGAGCCCTACTGTCCTGCGAGGCCtacagccctgctgccctgctgccctcctgccctgcGAGGCCTGCAGCCCTACTGCCCTGCAAGGCCtacagccctgctgccctgctgccctgcgagGCCTGGAGCCCTACTGTCCTGCGAGGCCtacagccctgctgccctgctgccctgagaGGCCTGCTGCACTGCTGCCCTGCGAGGCCTGCAGTCCCGCCACCAGTGTCACCTGTCCAGCCGTTGAGGTTTCTGAGCAGACACTGGACCCTGACCTGACTGGATGCTGCCTCCTGTGACCCCCCCTCACTGGCTGGCAAGTTCTTTTCTTTATGGGAATTTGCCAAAACAACATTTACAATGTATACCACTCCTTGGGTCATGGACATGGTAGTGGCATAGCCAGGTCGAACCCAGCCTGACTGCTCCCAGAGCTCTTACTCAGGAGTGTGTGTtaccattttcttaaaattaatttttatttttcgtAGTTCTTAGGGTACTTAGCACGGTGCTATACTTACTCAAGCACTGCCCAATATTAGGTATTCTTTTGTTTGATTCGTAAATTGATCAGAGACCACACTGGGCTCTGATCTTAGAAGACAGAGGTCATGGACCAGCAGTCGTCAGCATAGCATCATCCCACATTCGTAATTCAGCCTTGCAGCTCCGATGTGGTCTTTGGTCTCCTTTGGAGGATCCAAATGTGTAAGATTCTATGTAAAGATTTTATGTAAATCTATAAAGATTATATTGTAGATAAATTGTAATCTACCTGAAAGGAATGCACCAGTGGATTGTTGCATATGGATTAGAAgctggtttctcaaaaaaaaaaaaaaaaaaaaaaaaagaagctggttTCTCTGGCCTCTAGGACTATGTCTAGTAAGGCATCTCGTTCATGTCTAGAAAGCAAATACAGCATTTATTGTAAGTTAATAGTGGAGCAATGTAATGAATGGATTAAAGTAAGATCCTTATCGGTCATTATGAGTATGCCAACCAGGTTCACCCTTCACCTCACATTGTTGGCACCCATATGTAATTCGAGAAATTCTTATGCCCAAGAGAGGAGACATACCCTTGGGCATCTGACAAGGGAAACATGTATTATTGCCTAGGAGCTGGAAGCTTCAGCACGtgaggaagattttaaaaatcctggcCAAACACGTGGCTTTACCTAGTTTGAATCTTGTTTCTTTGGCTTACATCATTGAAGTGTTTTCTCTCTCACGGGGCTGATGTTGCATTTTAGGAATATGACATGCAGAAGTTTCAGAACCAAGAATCCTACCAACCAGTAAGAAgcatatatgtacattttaaaatgtcatatatttattttttatatttaaaatagcacTGGACATAATTCATATGTACAAAGTTAGTTTTAGCGTTCTGCTGAACAGATTCCTTTTATGCATGTTAGAGCGAATTTGACTTCCATCCCCAACACATTTTGAGGTTGGTAGGACACAGAAGGTTTCAACCAGACTCACGTTCTGtttgaaaaaaaggagaaatgttatGAGCCCTTTCTAACCTCTCTAGGAGCAGAAATGATTTACAGCTATGACATTTAGCCATAATTCTTTGATATCATTTGGGAAGAGTTCAATAAGGAAcaatttcttggttttgtttgtttgaacaaAAATAGCAAGCTTGCACAAATTTTGGGCCAAGATTTCTTATAGGAACTCTGAAAAAGGTGATCATGTCAGACGTATGTGAAAACAATAAATTACAgtcatattatttccattttttttctcaaggaggGAAATTTAAACATATAAGAGTTATTAGTACTTCAggacaataaaaggaaatttggacaaGGATATCCCAGAAAAATctacctcttcatttttcttgtcaAATGAGAGAGGAGGGACAAGGTGCTTTGTTGAAATAAAGACCATTCTCTTATATGTCCTTGTAAGTCAAAATA
This sequence is a window from Canis aureus isolate CA01 chromosome 10, VMU_Caureus_v.1.0, whole genome shotgun sequence. Protein-coding genes within it:
- the LOC144322807 gene encoding LOW QUALITY PROTEIN: nuclear pore-associated protein 1-like (The sequence of the model RefSeq protein was modified relative to this genomic sequence to represent the inferred CDS: inserted 1 base in 1 codon; deleted 2 bases in 1 codon) — protein: MGRLFSKFLRPPPPPPPAPAPPAGVARWPRPPVTPPVLAGPPCRSCTRPLLWAQAIPAGAEGEPVPARCHGEPRRRLPLPQAAGPPLGLLPAGSWGSPPGGVSCLRSCPLVRPSRTVRIPPPGREVTLLHSLPAQGARAAGQVPTRPLPLSSPGHGGGGPGAPRRTDAGSRRDQRAGWWQWPPPQPRGTQWTSEPRTPAALSASTEPALQPWTDVSPPPERARGPAPRCLPCRPLQAAWPPLQAVPWERSSRCSRAHAQAAPGRRGPPQGGRRLKTIRPGACPPPLPLLWDRGDWPPPXKLPRLAPDENLGTSQDAERPRDKIPKDRTDTSADCWAAPPAPSSPPLASEAAGSPPRPLPLPRSPFLAPPWLTPLPGPRPSLSLRLPQHNMVVGKQDVSFLNLLLLLLLLSLFLPLVPVPLGKPHFREALFPQAALQRPPPTAPHLTPTPCTKESPTPLCVDSPPLFLTTPRPGRSTDSSVVQPGTSKPTSSTIAAKSSTLTSKPISDPAVVDMDTTPPSRAVTSTPPRSGMSCPPFARGRCSMTQRCPAKVAASTSTDVDGPGPTPLLHQLFGLHTTPQPTHGTLAGRQPTASLPGAAMATGLPNLSSGATGTPVGSASANPDAHCDPDAMDTTSPSRAVIFQAPPGSRKNQLSFYRALPGSGNTPPTGSTASAHGSTTLPQKPASTQTPFPSVLTQESPLSPHWRSQWATA